The DNA segment CTAGATGTTTAAACAGACTTATTTGGCAAGTGCTATTCTGCTTGCTCTTGCTAGTCAAGCGACGTATGCGGCAGAAGCTGAAGCGACACAATCGCCTCAGGCAGAAGAAACGGCACAGCCCTCTTCTGGCGGCAAAGCGCAAAATAATAATGAAGAGATGGAGATCATACAGGTTCAGGGGATCCGCGGTAGTTTAAATAAAGCGGTAGAACTTAAACGTCAAAACATTCAAGTTGTCGATGCCATCGTTGCCGAAGATATTGGCAAATTTCCAGATAATAACGTGGTTGAAGCCTTACAACGGGTAACCGGTGTTCAAGTGACTGACCGCGCGTCTGGTGAGGCGAATGTTGTCAGTATTCGTGGTTTAACGGATGTGACGACCACAGTGAACGGCCGCCAAATCTTCACCGCAACGGGCCGCTCAGTTGCTATCGCCGATATTCCCGCTGCACTGCTTGGCAGTGTTGAAGTCTTTAAAACCCGTTCTTCTTCTCAAGTGGCCAGCGGTATTGCGGGTCAAATTGATATCCGCACCCATAAGCCTTTCGATTTTGAAGACAGTAAAGTCTCAGTTGCTGCTAAAGGCATCTATTCAGACCAACCCGATACTATCGACCCTAATTTCAGTGCATTAGCAAGTAACCGTTGGGATACCAGTATTGGTGAAGTGGGCGCTTTAGTTAACGTGTCTTATATCCGCACTAACTATAAAGATGAAAGTGTGTCACCTGGTGCATCCTTCCCCTACTTTGTTGAAGATGGTACTCGCATTACCAGTGGTTGGAACGTGGGTTCTGCCCATGGTATCGATACCAGCGCTGGCGCCACCATCGATGGCAAAGAATATCTACTGGCTCGCGATGCGATGTTTGGCAACATTCTCGAGGGCGAGCGTGAACGTCCTGCGTTTAATATCTCATTGCAATGGGCGCCAAATGATACCTCTGAATACACCTTCGAAGCCTTCTACAATGGTTATCGCAATGAAAGCTTTAACTCTATGCTGTTCAGTACCGTCGATTCTGCTGCCAATTGGCAACAAGTGATCCAGGATGGGATTGAAGTGTACGATGGCACCAATGTGGTGAAATCGCGCACCGCATACAATGCTTACAACTTCAGCAGTGGCGATCACTCCAAAGCCAGTACCGATAGTTATGTCTTCGCCTTAGGGGGTAAATGGGACATTACCGACGAGTTCCAATTAAAGTCGGAAGTCGTTTATCAGCAGAGTACCTATGAGAATGAATTTGCCGCAATGCGCGGTCAAACTACTGTTTACGGTGTCGCGATTGATGCTAATGCCGACGATGGTATCCCTAGCTGGAACTATTTAGATAATCCAGATACTGCGCTGGATGAGTCTGACTTAACTAACCCAGCCCTGTGGGAAACGGCAGATTTCTATGACAACGGTAGTAAAGATGAGGGTGATTCGTTGTCTTGGACAATGGATGGCAGCTTGTATGTGGATTATGCCATTTTCACTAAGGTGCAATTTGGCGCACGTTATGAAAAACGTAACGCTACTAACTCAAATCGCACGGCAAGCGGCGCGAAAAATATCGCTTATGCAGATTTAGATCCTTCCATGTATCTGGTGACGTCGGGCTTCTTTGAAGGTCGCGCGAATGTGCCAGATTCATGGGCGGTGATTAACGGTTACAACCTGTATAAAAATCGCAGTCAATTTGAGTCTCTCTGGGGCTTTGAACAAAGCAGCCTAGTCCTGCAAAAAACCTTCGATATTTCAGAACAAGCTTGGGCTG comes from the Shewanella seohaensis genome and includes:
- a CDS encoding TonB-dependent receptor, encoding MFKQTYLASAILLALASQATYAAEAEATQSPQAEETAQPSSGGKAQNNNEEMEIIQVQGIRGSLNKAVELKRQNIQVVDAIVAEDIGKFPDNNVVEALQRVTGVQVTDRASGEANVVSIRGLTDVTTTVNGRQIFTATGRSVAIADIPAALLGSVEVFKTRSSSQVASGIAGQIDIRTHKPFDFEDSKVSVAAKGIYSDQPDTIDPNFSALASNRWDTSIGEVGALVNVSYIRTNYKDESVSPGASFPYFVEDGTRITSGWNVGSAHGIDTSAGATIDGKEYLLARDAMFGNILEGERERPAFNISLQWAPNDTSEYTFEAFYNGYRNESFNSMLFSTVDSAANWQQVIQDGIEVYDGTNVVKSRTAYNAYNFSSGDHSKASTDSYVFALGGKWDITDEFQLKSEVVYQQSTYENEFAAMRGQTTVYGVAIDANADDGIPSWNYLDNPDTALDESDLTNPALWETADFYDNGSKDEGDSLSWTMDGSLYVDYAIFTKVQFGARYEKRNATNSNRTASGAKNIAYADLDPSMYLVTSGFFEGRANVPDSWAVINGYNLYKNRSQFESLWGFEQSSLVLQKTFDISEQAWAGYLMADFDTEVFGKRLDGQVGVRYEGTKADMDFFDNKAKDENDNLYTAVSSDTTDTSKVLPSFVMRYWLMDDFVARFAYTETIRQPAFADLNSFTYYTPDLTQVGFGSASGGNPDLEPVTSKNYDFTLEYYFGNGNSIYGTYFSRDIEGLVYSSLTRTLYDYDGDGIEEAYILNRPGNTSNGKLTGFELGAVYFPEGLPSWLDGVGTQLSATLLDSSQDIPEFDSATGEQIGFTTRDMFGVSDESYSAVLIYDKDFFSARMSYTWRSEFLNSYDAAFFAMPRGIYRKPEQSLDFQLSYNISDDLVVSFDATNLLDDVYQEYYEDSTLFNRTNNIFTRTFALGVRYSF